In Vitis vinifera cultivar Pinot Noir 40024 chromosome 17, ASM3070453v1, one genomic interval encodes:
- the LOC104882329 gene encoding protein SOB FIVE-LIKE 2, which yields MWFVTMCSFQNVRWVYLFSVWKAIWVRKLKGISNLLRCLNTAPCFPISELLFPLHFDSSPFLFFLLPIVMESSQLFGGTEECNSSESGWTMYIGSPTPTYGVGDDKHNDGGENDDDDDDDDDDDDDDDYDASHGNDSDDSMASDASSGPSHRERPCGKGGYGHGMNCFEYNKNEDDGKYRTHKKADSRAEKQRAEQKRNEEKAESMFLARKANTHVGSNSKVRKTNWIGKRK from the coding sequence atgtggTTTGTGACTATGTGTAGCTTTCAAAATGTGAGATGGGTATATCTGTTCTCTGTGTGGAAAGCAATTTGGGTCAGAAAGCTAAAAGGCATAAGCAATCTTCTCAGGTGTCTAAATACAGCTCCTTGCTTTCCTATTTCAGAACTCTTGTTTCCTTTGCATTTTGATTCTTCTccctttctcttcttcctcttGCCTATAGTAATGGAGTCTTCCCAACTCTTTGGAGGTACAGAAGAATGTAATAGCAGTGAATCTGGGTGGACAATGTATATCGGCTCCCCCACCCCCACATACGGTGTCGGTGATGATAAACACAATGACGGTGgagaaaatgatgatgatgatgatgacgacgacgacgacgacgatgatgatgattatGATGCTAGTCATGGCAATGATAGTGATGATTCTATGGCTTCTGATGCTTCTTCTGGCCCGAGCCATCGAGAACGACCATGTGGGAAAGGTGGATACGGTCATGGCATGAACTGTTTCGAGTATAATAAGAATGAGGATGATGGCAAGTATCGCACGCATAAGAAAGCTGACAGTCGAGCGGAAAAGCAAAGGGCTGAACAAAAGAGAAATGAAGAGAAAGCAGAGTCCATGTTTTTGGCAAGAAAAGCTAATACTCATGTTGGAAGCAACAGCAAGGTAAGAAAAACCAATTGGATcggaaagagaaaataa